Proteins encoded by one window of Akkermansia muciniphila ATCC BAA-835:
- a CDS encoding ATP-dependent Clp protease proteolytic subunit, with protein MFQDQSSKSTPANSYYVPMVVEQDGRGERAFDIYSRLLKDRVIFIGSAIDDDVANSVIAQLLFLQMADPKKDIHVYINSPGGSVTAGLAIYDTMQFVSCDVNTYCLGIAASMGSVLLAAGTPGKRFCLPNSHVMIHQVSGGAQGTASDVERTIGFMFNLKKRLNGILAKHTGKTEKQIEKDADRDNYMTAEEAVAYGLVDKVLAHHSDDQGDKKKTKA; from the coding sequence ATGTTTCAAGACCAATCTTCCAAATCAACCCCCGCAAACTCCTATTATGTGCCCATGGTGGTGGAGCAGGACGGCCGCGGCGAACGAGCCTTTGACATTTACTCCCGTCTCCTGAAAGACCGCGTTATCTTCATCGGCTCCGCTATTGACGACGATGTGGCGAATTCCGTCATTGCCCAGCTTCTGTTCCTTCAGATGGCTGACCCGAAAAAAGACATCCACGTCTACATCAACTCCCCCGGAGGATCCGTCACGGCGGGTCTCGCAATTTACGATACGATGCAATTCGTCTCTTGTGACGTAAATACATATTGCCTGGGCATAGCGGCCTCCATGGGTTCCGTCCTTCTGGCTGCGGGAACTCCCGGCAAACGCTTCTGCCTGCCGAACTCCCACGTAATGATTCACCAGGTTTCCGGAGGTGCCCAGGGAACCGCTTCAGATGTGGAACGCACCATCGGCTTCATGTTCAACCTCAAAAAACGCCTCAACGGCATTCTGGCCAAACATACCGGTAAAACGGAAAAGCAAATTGAAAAGGATGCTGACCGCGACAACTACATGACTGCCGAGGAAGCCGTGGCCTACGGCCTGGTGGATAAAGTTCTGGCGCATCACTCTGATGACCAGGGCGACAAGAAAAAAACCAAGGCCTGA
- a CDS encoding tetratricopeptide repeat protein, translating into MDIKDIKRAMDNMPMGDGSAFAEISVGPAKHEQFLDEHYGKVALVVLLCVLGAAGWIIYNGVQDSMERKAGAALVAAMPESPATGEISLDEQGLQQVVADFDSSRAAVTASYLQAIALWNAGKEDEGVAKMKAFIDSAPTEEWKAQASVTLACRLMNRGKADEAEGLFRSVVDAGDPTFSGFATMCLGDIARAKKDNAAAGAFYRELAEKFPSSAFALQSGGYLLRKSLFDIQSPVRIEPAVEQK; encoded by the coding sequence ATGGATATCAAGGATATTAAACGGGCCATGGACAATATGCCGATGGGCGACGGAAGTGCGTTTGCGGAAATTTCCGTCGGCCCGGCCAAGCATGAACAGTTTTTGGATGAACATTACGGCAAGGTTGCGCTGGTTGTGTTGCTATGCGTCCTTGGGGCTGCCGGATGGATTATTTATAATGGCGTGCAGGATTCCATGGAAAGAAAGGCAGGCGCCGCTCTGGTGGCCGCTATGCCGGAATCCCCGGCAACCGGGGAAATTTCCCTGGACGAACAGGGGCTTCAGCAGGTAGTGGCTGACTTTGACAGTTCCCGCGCCGCCGTCACCGCCTCTTACCTTCAGGCCATTGCCTTGTGGAACGCCGGCAAGGAGGATGAAGGCGTGGCCAAAATGAAAGCTTTTATTGATTCCGCTCCCACGGAGGAATGGAAAGCCCAGGCTTCCGTTACCCTGGCCTGCCGTCTGATGAACCGGGGGAAAGCGGATGAGGCGGAAGGGCTGTTCCGTTCCGTGGTGGATGCGGGAGATCCTACTTTTTCCGGTTTTGCCACCATGTGCCTGGGGGACATTGCCCGGGCTAAGAAAGACAATGCCGCCGCAGGCGCCTTTTACCGTGAACTGGCGGAGAAATTTCCGTCCAGTGCATTTGCCTTGCAGAGCGGAGGCTACCTGCTGCGCAAGAGCCTGTTTGATATTCAGAGTCCCGTTCGTATTGAGCCCGCAGTAGAACAGAAATAA
- a CDS encoding cell division protein ZapB: MSNFRILILAFLVVVLAVLGMIYVNISSRMDVIQQQQQMASAPAPVNPSPYLPMPTQAPASAVQPVVVADPVVSEELAHVSAELERMKKENEELKKRHALAEEERDLLERQNMEKGDPRLQWLNEIKDAEQVGRVTEYYRDANLVLFQSIGQPDLKVGQELGIRRRGSIFVSLIIDGVDPDGKVFQSYVKRNTLFDNNDKEPIKPGDEVIVPPASWQENMTEEDKSGMASPSAPVPVEAPKPVMIPMEP; this comes from the coding sequence ATGAGTAATTTCCGCATTCTTATCCTGGCGTTTCTGGTGGTGGTGCTGGCTGTTCTGGGAATGATTTATGTGAATATTTCTTCAAGAATGGATGTGATTCAGCAACAGCAGCAGATGGCCTCCGCTCCGGCACCTGTCAATCCCTCCCCGTATCTTCCGATGCCCACGCAGGCTCCTGCTTCCGCCGTTCAGCCGGTGGTGGTGGCGGATCCTGTAGTGAGCGAGGAACTGGCTCATGTTTCGGCGGAGCTGGAACGGATGAAGAAGGAGAATGAAGAACTGAAGAAGCGCCATGCTCTGGCGGAAGAAGAACGCGATTTGTTGGAACGCCAGAATATGGAAAAGGGAGATCCCCGGCTGCAATGGCTTAATGAAATCAAGGATGCGGAGCAGGTGGGCCGTGTGACGGAATACTACCGTGACGCCAACCTGGTCCTGTTCCAGTCCATCGGCCAGCCTGACTTGAAAGTGGGGCAGGAACTGGGAATCCGCAGACGCGGGAGCATTTTTGTATCCCTGATTATCGACGGAGTTGACCCGGACGGGAAGGTGTTCCAGTCTTACGTGAAGCGTAATACGCTTTTTGATAATAATGACAAGGAACCCATCAAGCCGGGGGATGAAGTCATTGTTCCGCCTGCGAGCTGGCAGGAAAACATGACGGAAGAAGACAAGTCCGGTATGGCTTCTCCCTCCGCCCCCGTCCCCGTGGAAGCTCCCAAACCGGTGATGATTCCCATGGAGCCGTGA
- the tig gene encoding trigger factor, with translation MEINVDIQPDCTATLKASIPAETTAARRASIVDSYAAKAKLPGFRPGKTPKSIIEKRFKKEMEEELLDTLFETACSTALEENPKLKVLSFGKPEQSLDDQGNYTATSTMTVVPEFELPEYKGIEVKVPSSEVTEADVEEALNSLAEQIAEFTPVDRAAQKDDVAIIDFKTTLDGKPVAEAVGKPVGFLEGRDGQWMKVEDDQFLPGFASALEGLNAGDSKDITVTIPDTFPITELRGKELVFHATVKEVREKQLPAMDDAFAEKVLPGKNLEELKTALKENLAQRKAMQIDEAKADQITEKLADMLDFNLPEAVVEREVYGILQQKMQQAMYSGNAPADMDKFVEEAREEAKQEAKRNLKVFFMLQEVAQVEKIAVTEMELYNEVARQARQQKKNLKSYIRELQREGRVHGIRMSLLTAKVLDFLTKEAKVTVDEQ, from the coding sequence ATGGAAATCAACGTTGATATTCAACCGGACTGCACAGCCACGCTGAAAGCTTCCATCCCTGCAGAAACCACGGCTGCGCGCCGCGCCTCCATTGTAGATTCCTATGCCGCCAAAGCCAAGCTTCCCGGCTTCCGCCCCGGCAAAACACCCAAGTCCATCATTGAAAAGCGCTTCAAGAAAGAAATGGAAGAAGAACTGCTGGACACCCTTTTTGAAACGGCCTGCTCCACCGCTCTGGAAGAAAACCCCAAATTGAAAGTGCTCAGCTTCGGAAAGCCGGAACAATCTCTGGATGACCAGGGCAACTACACCGCTACCAGCACGATGACCGTGGTTCCCGAATTTGAATTGCCGGAATACAAAGGCATCGAAGTCAAGGTTCCCTCTTCCGAAGTAACGGAAGCAGACGTAGAGGAAGCTCTGAACTCCCTGGCTGAACAAATCGCGGAATTCACCCCTGTGGACCGCGCCGCCCAAAAAGACGACGTGGCGATTATCGACTTCAAAACCACGTTGGACGGCAAGCCCGTAGCGGAAGCCGTAGGCAAACCCGTAGGCTTCCTGGAAGGCCGTGACGGCCAGTGGATGAAGGTGGAAGACGATCAATTCCTGCCCGGCTTCGCCTCCGCCCTGGAAGGCCTGAATGCCGGTGACAGCAAGGATATCACCGTCACCATTCCGGATACCTTCCCAATTACGGAACTGCGCGGCAAGGAACTCGTATTCCATGCCACTGTGAAAGAAGTACGGGAAAAACAGCTTCCGGCCATGGATGATGCTTTTGCGGAAAAAGTTCTTCCCGGCAAAAACCTGGAAGAATTGAAAACCGCCCTGAAGGAAAACCTGGCCCAGCGCAAAGCCATGCAAATTGATGAGGCCAAGGCCGATCAGATCACGGAAAAGCTGGCGGACATGCTTGACTTCAACCTTCCGGAAGCCGTCGTAGAACGTGAAGTGTACGGCATCCTCCAGCAGAAAATGCAGCAGGCCATGTACAGCGGAAACGCCCCGGCGGACATGGATAAGTTTGTGGAGGAAGCCCGGGAAGAAGCCAAACAGGAGGCCAAGCGCAACCTTAAGGTCTTCTTCATGCTTCAGGAAGTGGCGCAGGTGGAAAAAATTGCCGTCACGGAAATGGAGCTTTACAACGAAGTGGCCCGCCAGGCCCGCCAGCAGAAAAAGAACCTCAAATCCTACATTCGCGAACTCCAGCGCGAAGGCCGCGTGCATGGCATCAGAATGAGCCTGCTGACAGCCAAGGTTCTGGACTTCCTGACAAAAGAGGCCAAAGTAACGGTAGACGAGCAGTAA
- a CDS encoding TetR/AcrR family transcriptional regulator — MPKRKSTREHLLNTGAMIVGESGLRALTVRGLSLRAGTNTGSFVYHFGNREAFLTELLERWYEPLFTGIRTHANIHLPAFEKLEAILGDVMEFLLRHGQFIAQLVLDALAGEQAAIRFISGIHTRHPLVLLETIREAQQEGSVLMGDPMNILIYLVCCGGAPFILSGQLQVHDPKAARPVLDLLGSILNDPESARQRMTWALRGIRRV, encoded by the coding sequence ATGCCCAAACGGAAATCCACCAGAGAGCACCTGCTCAATACGGGTGCCATGATTGTCGGGGAATCCGGGCTGCGCGCCCTTACCGTTCGCGGCCTGTCCCTGCGGGCCGGCACCAATACAGGGAGCTTTGTCTATCACTTCGGCAACCGGGAAGCTTTTCTGACCGAGCTTCTGGAACGCTGGTACGAACCTCTGTTCACCGGCATCAGGACCCATGCCAACATTCATCTTCCGGCCTTTGAAAAACTGGAAGCCATCCTGGGAGACGTCATGGAGTTCCTGCTGCGTCACGGCCAATTCATTGCCCAGCTGGTTCTGGACGCCCTGGCAGGGGAACAGGCGGCCATCCGTTTCATTTCAGGAATCCATACGCGCCATCCCCTTGTGCTGCTGGAAACCATACGGGAAGCCCAGCAGGAAGGATCCGTGCTCATGGGAGACCCCATGAACATCCTCATTTACCTTGTCTGCTGCGGGGGAGCCCCCTTTATCCTTTCCGGACAGCTCCAAGTGCACGACCCCAAAGCAGCTCGGCCCGTTCTCGACTTGCTGGGTTCTATCCTCAATGATCCGGAAAGCGCCAGACAACGCATGACCTGGGCGCTCCGCGGCATACGGCGGGTCTGA
- the bamA gene encoding outer membrane protein assembly factor BamA → MIRPVFLYVSFPLIACSAVLAQDETSLNRGAYGSVMTPEQVMRELGPGTGLLPGDQAYEGRPVKSVSVRYRSTGKTVSEDRLKNLLATQPGTSYSPEVVNKDLERLLESGLVGGNTTVAVEPSGDGVAVVFEMAAQNLLGGVGFRGNTAFDNRDLSEECGLKGGEALSDKALSSAIAKLRTYYQEARYPDVRVSYFYQKTERPGFVDVVFDINEGKKANIIKIDFVGNEHISAKDLRQVMKTKEKGWLTWITKSGRIDREQVEDDLAELVTYYRNKGYLRVKLDKVEYFDAGKGNEQKLTMRITLTEGRRYKVNQVAFGPTKVFTAQELIPGLSMYNGDTYSAQKVADDVTMIRRYYGSRGYADASVRPDIQEVGVDPKTGYGQINIVYHVTEGNPYRVGNIRLTGNNRTKDYVIRQELPLQSNDPMNAVDLDTAQKRLQNLNYFDMVDVAQVGSTRPGYRDINIEVAEKRTGSLNIGVAFSSIESVYLFAGITQSNFDMYDWSSFVGGGQRFAINARVGFETQDASISWVDPWFLHRKLAFGTEIFYSNSTYFSDYYDQQNYGFAISLRKPIGELDYVKLEYRLEQYRIDAEGNAPIFFWQQDGDYLRSHVELSYTIDTRDAQIFPRKGGKFEVLAGYSGLGGDVHTYNFGVNGSYYWNLRGDTIFSINAGAATVDSYGNHDVPIFERLYLGGPYNMRGFRFRDVAPYNPALSGDETMGGRSSFFCQFEYSIPVIEEVRVAVFYDIGFVNGDSFDFSTSKIVSDYGIGLRLNLPIGPLAVDYAIPIQKNNAIDRGGQFQFYLNYSY, encoded by the coding sequence ATGATTCGTCCCGTTTTTTTGTATGTTTCCTTTCCCTTGATAGCATGTTCGGCTGTTTTGGCCCAGGATGAAACTTCCCTTAACAGAGGCGCCTATGGTTCCGTGATGACTCCGGAACAGGTAATGCGGGAACTGGGGCCGGGCACGGGGCTTCTTCCCGGTGACCAGGCGTATGAGGGGCGGCCTGTGAAGAGCGTTTCCGTGCGGTACAGAAGCACCGGCAAGACCGTGTCCGAAGACCGTCTGAAAAATTTGCTGGCTACGCAGCCGGGCACCAGTTATTCCCCGGAAGTGGTCAACAAGGACTTGGAACGGTTGTTGGAAAGCGGTCTGGTAGGCGGCAATACAACAGTAGCCGTGGAGCCTTCCGGCGACGGCGTGGCGGTGGTGTTTGAAATGGCGGCCCAGAATCTGCTGGGCGGCGTGGGGTTCCGCGGCAATACCGCGTTCGACAACAGGGACCTCTCCGAGGAATGCGGGCTGAAGGGGGGGGAAGCTCTCAGCGACAAGGCCCTGAGCAGCGCTATTGCCAAGCTGCGCACTTATTACCAGGAAGCCCGGTATCCGGATGTACGTGTTTCCTATTTTTACCAGAAAACGGAACGGCCCGGCTTTGTGGATGTGGTCTTCGACATTAACGAAGGAAAAAAGGCCAATATTATCAAGATTGACTTTGTGGGCAATGAACACATCAGCGCCAAGGATCTCCGACAGGTGATGAAAACCAAGGAGAAGGGCTGGTTGACCTGGATTACCAAATCCGGACGCATTGACCGTGAACAAGTGGAGGACGATCTGGCGGAATTGGTGACTTATTACCGCAATAAAGGTTATCTGCGCGTCAAGCTGGACAAGGTGGAATATTTTGACGCCGGCAAAGGCAATGAGCAGAAGCTGACGATGAGAATTACCCTTACCGAGGGGCGCCGCTACAAGGTCAACCAGGTTGCCTTCGGCCCCACCAAGGTGTTTACGGCCCAGGAACTGATTCCTGGCCTGAGCATGTACAACGGGGATACCTATTCCGCCCAGAAAGTGGCCGACGACGTGACGATGATCCGCCGTTATTACGGTTCCCGGGGGTATGCGGACGCCTCCGTGCGTCCGGACATTCAGGAAGTGGGCGTTGATCCCAAGACAGGTTACGGACAAATCAACATCGTGTACCATGTGACGGAAGGCAATCCCTACCGCGTAGGCAATATCCGCCTGACCGGGAATAACCGCACGAAGGATTACGTCATCCGCCAGGAACTTCCCCTCCAGTCCAATGACCCCATGAACGCCGTGGATTTGGATACCGCCCAGAAGCGCCTCCAGAACCTGAACTATTTTGACATGGTGGACGTAGCCCAGGTGGGATCCACGCGACCCGGCTACCGTGATATCAATATCGAGGTGGCGGAAAAACGTACGGGGTCCCTGAATATCGGCGTGGCATTTTCCTCTATTGAAAGCGTTTACCTGTTCGCAGGCATCACCCAGTCCAATTTTGACATGTATGACTGGTCCTCTTTCGTGGGCGGCGGCCAGCGTTTCGCGATTAACGCCCGTGTCGGTTTTGAAACGCAGGATGCCAGTATTTCCTGGGTGGATCCGTGGTTCCTGCACCGCAAGCTGGCCTTCGGGACGGAAATCTTCTACAGCAATTCCACATATTTTTCCGATTATTACGACCAGCAGAACTATGGCTTTGCCATTTCTCTCCGCAAGCCGATCGGGGAACTGGATTACGTGAAACTGGAATACCGCCTGGAACAGTACCGTATTGACGCCGAAGGGAACGCCCCTATCTTCTTCTGGCAACAGGACGGAGACTACCTGCGCAGCCATGTGGAACTTTCCTACACCATTGATACCCGCGACGCGCAGATTTTTCCCCGCAAGGGAGGCAAATTTGAAGTGCTGGCCGGTTATTCCGGCCTGGGCGGCGATGTGCATACATACAATTTCGGCGTGAATGGCTCCTATTACTGGAATTTGCGCGGAGACACCATTTTCAGCATCAATGCCGGTGCGGCTACCGTGGATTCCTATGGCAACCACGATGTGCCCATTTTTGAGCGCCTCTACCTCGGCGGGCCATACAACATGCGCGGTTTCCGTTTCCGGGACGTGGCGCCGTACAATCCCGCCCTGAGCGGTGATGAGACGATGGGCGGCCGTTCCTCCTTCTTCTGCCAGTTTGAATATTCCATTCCTGTGATTGAAGAAGTGCGCGTCGCGGTGTTTTATGACATCGGTTTTGTCAACGGAGATTCTTTTGACTTCAGCACGTCCAAAATAGTTTCCGACTACGGGATCGGCCTGCGCCTGAACCTGCCCATCGGTCCGCTGGCAGTGGACTATGCCATTCCGATTCAGAAGAACAACGCCATTGACCGCGGAGGACAATTCCAGTTCTATCTCAATTATTCCTATTAA
- the metF gene encoding methylenetetrahydrofolate reductase [NAD(P)H] — translation MHLRERLQSGAGPSLSFEFFPPKNEQAASALYQTIRELEPYRPSFVSVTYGAGGSTRELTREVVLRIQHESRIPTVPHLTCVGHSREEVWNILDQYARAGVRAVLALRGDPPRGAKDYNRDADVFRHAADLVTFIREYNESGRHPDPDGFAIGVAGFPEGHPATPNRLREMDFLKAKVDAGADYICTQLFFDNHSFLDYRERCLLAGIKVPILAGIMPVTSLSGMNRMAELSGGTCFPARLLKALKRAGSNPDAIQEVGIQYASSQCAELLDSDVDGIHFYTLNQSRATREIYRNLGLKDSLQLLEHGEDK, via the coding sequence GTGCACCTGAGAGAAAGATTGCAATCGGGCGCCGGTCCCAGCCTGTCCTTTGAATTTTTCCCGCCCAAAAACGAGCAGGCAGCGTCGGCCTTGTACCAGACTATCCGTGAACTGGAGCCTTACCGCCCCAGTTTCGTCAGCGTGACGTATGGTGCAGGGGGCTCCACCCGCGAGCTTACCCGCGAGGTGGTGTTGCGCATCCAGCATGAATCCCGTATTCCTACGGTTCCCCACCTTACTTGCGTAGGGCATAGCCGGGAGGAGGTATGGAATATCCTGGACCAATACGCCCGGGCTGGAGTGCGGGCCGTTCTTGCACTTCGGGGAGATCCTCCCCGGGGAGCGAAGGATTACAACCGCGATGCGGATGTTTTTCGCCATGCGGCGGATCTGGTGACGTTTATCCGTGAATATAATGAATCCGGCCGTCACCCGGATCCGGATGGATTCGCCATAGGCGTGGCCGGCTTCCCGGAAGGTCATCCGGCCACTCCCAACCGCCTGCGCGAGATGGATTTCCTGAAAGCCAAGGTGGATGCCGGCGCGGATTATATCTGCACCCAGCTGTTTTTTGACAATCATTCTTTTCTGGATTACCGGGAACGCTGTCTGCTGGCCGGCATCAAGGTGCCTATCCTGGCGGGAATTATGCCTGTGACCAGCCTGTCCGGCATGAACCGCATGGCAGAGCTTTCCGGAGGCACCTGTTTTCCGGCCAGGCTGCTCAAGGCGCTGAAGCGTGCGGGTTCCAATCCGGACGCTATTCAGGAAGTAGGCATCCAATACGCCTCCAGCCAGTGTGCCGAACTGTTGGATTCCGATGTGGACGGCATTCATTTTTATACGCTTAACCAGAGCCGGGCAACGCGGGAGATCTACAGGAATCTGGGACTGAAGGATTCCCTGCAGCTTTTGGAACATGGCGAAGATAAGTAA